Proteins from a single region of Takifugu rubripes chromosome 4, fTakRub1.2, whole genome shotgun sequence:
- the nckap1 gene encoding nck-associated protein 1 isoform X3, whose protein sequence is MSRGVIQPSQQKLAEKLTILNDRGIGMLTRVYNIKKACGDAKAKPSYLVDKNLESAVKFIVRKFPAVETRNNNQQLAQLQKEKSEILKNLALYYFTFVDVMEFKDHVCELLNTIDACQVFFDITVNFDLTKNYLDLVVTYTTLMVILSRIEERKAIIGLYNYAHEMTHGASDREYPRLGQMIVDYENPMKKMMEEFVPHGKSLSDALISLQMVYPRRNLSADQWRNAQLLSLISAPSTMLNPAQSDTMPCEYLSLDAMEKWIVFGFILCHAALNSDAAALSLWKLALQSSTCLCLFRDEVFHIHKAAEDLFVNIRGYNKRINDIRECKEHALSHAGTMHRERRKFLRSALKELATVLADQPGLLGPKALFVFMALSFARDEIIWLLRHADNIQKKSTDDFIDKHIAELIFYMEELRAHVRKYGPVMQRYYVQYLSGFDAVVLNELVQNLSVCPEDESIIMSSFVNTMTSLSVKQVEDGDVFDFRGMRLDWFRLQAYTSVSKASLGLADHKELGKMMNTIIFHTKMVDSLVDMLVETSDLSIFCFYSRAFEKMFQQCLELPSQSRHSVCFPLLCTHFMSCTHELCPEERHHIGDRSLSLCNMFLDEMAKQARNLITDICTEQCTLSDQLLPKHCAKTISQAVNKKSKKATGKKGETEREKPGVESMRKNRLLVTNLDKLHTALSELCFSINYVPNLVVWEHTFTPREYLTSHLEIRFTKSIVGMTMYNQATQEIAKPSELLTSVRAYMTVLQSIENYVTIDITRVFNNVLLQQTQHLDSHGEPTITSLYTNWYLETLLRQVSNGHIAYFPAMKAFVNLPTENELTFNAEEYSDISEMRSLSELLGPYGMKFLSESLMWHISSQVAELKKLVVENMEVLTQMRTSFDKPDHMAALFKKLTSVDSVLKRMTIIGVILSFRSLAQEALRDVLSCHIPFLVSSVEDFKDHIPRETDMKVAMNVYELSSAAGLPCEIDPALVVALSSQKSENISPEEEYKIACLLMVFVAVSLPTLASNVMSQYSPAIEGHCNNIHCLAKAINQIAAALFTIHKGSIEDRLKEFLALASSSLLKIGQETDKMTTRNRESVYLLLDMIVQESPFLTMDLLESCFPYVLLRNAYHAVYKQSISANA, encoded by the exons ATGTCTCGGGGAGTCATCCAGCCCAGCCAGCAGAAGCTGGCAGAAAAACTCACCATCCTCAACGACAGAGGAATCGGGATGTTGACCCGTGTTTACAATATAAAGAAG GCCTGTGGCGATGCGAAGGCTAAGCCCTCCTACCTTGTTGATAAAAACTTGGAATCTGCGGTTAAATTTATTGTCAGAAAGTTCCCTGCTGTGGAGACACGTAATAACAAC CAACAGCTGGCTcagctgcagaaggaaaagtCAGAGATTCTGAAGAACCTGGCTCTGTACTATTTTACCTTCGTAGATGTAATGGAATTCAAG GACCATGTGTGTGAGCTGCTAAACACCATCGACGCTTGCCAGGTCTTCTTTGATATT ACTGTAAACTTTGACCTGACCAAAAACTACCTGGACCTGGTGGTAACATACACTACCCTGATGGTCATACTGTCCCGCATAGAGGAGAGAAAAGCCATCATTGGACTGTACAACTACGCCCATGAGATGACACATGGAGCCAG TGATCGGGAGTACCCCAGATTGGGTCAGATGATTGTAGATTATGAAAACCCAatgaagaagatgatggaggagtTTGTTCCCCATGGAAAG TCGCTATCGGATGCGTTGATCAGTCTGCAGATGGTCTATCCCAGGAGAAATCTTTCGGCTGACCAGTGGAGGAATGCCCAGCTGCTTTCTCTTATCTCTGCGCCATCCACCATGCTCAACCCCGCACAGTCAGACACG ATGCCGTGTGAATATCTGTCCCTGGACGCAATGGAGAAGTGGATTGTTT TTGGTTTTATCCTGTGCCACGCGGCACTGAATAGCGACGCAGCAGCATTGTCTCTGTGGAAGCTGGCTCTGCAGAGCTCTACCTGCCTCTGTCTGTTCAGGGATGAAGTGTTTCACATCCACAAAGCAGCAGAGGATCTCTTTGTCAACATCAGAGG CTACAACAAACGCATCAATGACATCAGAGAGTGCAAGGAACATGCTCTTTCTCATGC AGGCACGATGCACAGAGAGAGACGCAAATTCCTCCGGTCAGCTCTGAAGGAGTTGGCCACAGTTTTGGCTGATCAGCCTGGCCTGCTGGGTCCAAAG GccttatttgtttttatggCGCTGTCTTTTGCCCGCGACGAAATCATCTGGTTGCTTCGACATGCCGACAACATCCAGAAGAAAAGCACAGATGACTTTATTGATAA ACACATAGCAGAGTTGATCTTCTACATGGAGGAGCTCAGAGCTCATGTTAGGAAATACGGCCCAGTGATGCAGCGATACTACGTCCAGTATCTCTCTGGTTTTGATGCTGTTGTGCTGAATGAGCTGGTGCAG AACCTGTCAGTTTGCCCGGAGGACGAATCCATAATTATGTCTTCATTTGTCAACACGATGACCTCTCTCAGTGTCAAACAAG TGGAGGATGGAGACGTGTTTGACTTCAGAGGCATGAGGCTGGACTGGTTCAGGCTTCAG GCCTACACAAGTGTTTCAAAAGCCAGTCTTGGCTTGGCTGATCACAAGGAACTGGGCAAAATGATGAACACTATTATTTTCCACACAAAGATGGTGGACTCTCTGGTGGATATGCTGGTGGAGACATCAGACCTTTCTATTTTCTG TTTCTACAGCCGTGCATTTGAGAAGATGTTTCAGCAGTGTTTGGAACTTCCTTCCCAAAGTCGACACTCCGTCTGCTTCCCTCTGCTCTGCACACACTTCATGTCCTGTACACACGAGCTCTGTCCTGAAGAG CGCCATCACATAGGAGATCGAAGTCTGTCATTGTGTAACATGTTTCTGGACGAGATGGCCAAACAGGCCAGAAACCTCATTACTGATATCTGTACAGAACAATGTACCCTCAGTGACCAG TTGCTTCCTAAGCACTGTGCAAAAACCATCAGTCAGGCTGTAAATAAGAAAAGCAAGAAGGCTACGGGGAAGAAAGGAGAGACCGAGAGGGAGAAACCAGGAGTGGAGAGTATGAGGAAGAACAGACTACTGGTTACCAA TCTGGATAAACTGCACACGGCTTTATCTGAACTCTGCTTCTCCATCAACTACGTTCCTAACCTGGTTGTTTGGGAGCACACGTTCACACCAAGAGAGTACCTCACCTCACACCTGGAGATCCGATTCACCAA ATCCATAGTGGGGATGACCATGTACAACCAGGCTACTCAGGAGATAGCCAAACCCAGTGAGCTGCTGACCAGCGTCCGCGCCTACATGACTGTACTTCAGTCCATAGAGAATTATGTCACTATCGACATCACCCGGGTGTTCAACAACGTCCTCTTACAGCAGACGCAGCATTTGGACAGTCATGGGGAGCCCACCATCACCAGTCTGTATACaaactg GTACCTGGAGACGTTGCTTCGCCAAGTCAGCAATGGACACATTGCTTATTTCCCAGCCATGAAAGCCTTTGTCAACCTCCCCACAGAAAATGAGCTGACCTTTAATGCAGAAGAATATTCAGACATCTCTG AGATGCGTTCTTTGTCTGAGCTCTTGGGTCCATACGGGATGAAGTTCCTTAGCGAGAGTCTGATGTGGCACATCTCATCCCAGGTTGCTGAGCTGAAG AAGCTAGTGGTAGAAAACATGGAGGTGCTGACCCAGATGAGGACAAGCTTTGACAAACCAGATCACATGGCAGCCCTGTTCAAGAAACTCACCT CTGTGGACAGCGTGTTGAAGAGAATGACCATCATTGGTGTCATCCTGTCCTTCCGCTCCCTTGCTCAGGAGGCTCTGAGAGAT GTGTTGTCCTGTCACATTCCTTTCTTGGTCAGTTCTGTGGAGGACTTCAAGGATCACATTCCCAGAGAGACAGACATGAAG gTGGCCATGAATGTTTATGAGCTGTCGTCAGCAGCAGGATTACCCTGCGAGATCGACCCAGCTCTTGTCGTGGCTCTTTCTTCACAAAAAAGTG AGAACATCAGTCCAGAGGAGGAATACAAGATCGCCTGTCTGCTGATGGTCTTCGTGGCCGTCTCCTTGCCGACACTGGCCAGCAACGTGATGTCCCAATACAGCCCCGCCATAGAAG gccacTGTAACAACATCCACTGTCTGGCCAAAGCCATCAACCAgattgctgctgctcttttcacCATCCATAAGGGGAGCATAGAGGACCGCCTGAAAGAGTTCCTCGCT ttgGCGTCTTCCAGCCTGCTGAAGATCGGCCAAGAGACGGACAAGATGACAACACGCAACAGAGAATCTGTCTATCTGCTGCTGGACATG ATTGTGCAGGAGTCCCCTTTCCTCACCATGGACCTCCTGGAGTCCTGTTTTCCCTACGTCCTCCTGCGAAACGCCTATCACGCCGTCTACAAACAGAGCATCAGTGCCAACGCCTAG
- the nckap1 gene encoding nck-associated protein 1 isoform X2, with amino-acid sequence MSRGVIQPSQQKLAEKLTILNDRGIGMLTRVYNIKKQGQVWKACGDAKAKPSYLVDKNLESAVKFIVRKFPAVETRNNNLAQLQKEKSEILKNLALYYFTFVDVMEFKDHVCELLNTIDACQVFFDITVNFDLTKNYLDLVVTYTTLMVILSRIEERKAIIGLYNYAHEMTHGASDREYPRLGQMIVDYENPMKKMMEEFVPHGKSLSDALISLQMVYPRRNLSADQWRNAQLLSLISAPSTMLNPAQSDTMPCEYLSLDAMEKWIVFGFILCHAALNSDAAALSLWKLALQSSTCLCLFRDEVFHIHKAAEDLFVNIRGYNKRINDIRECKEHALSHAGTMHRERRKFLRSALKELATVLADQPGLLGPKALFVFMALSFARDEIIWLLRHADNIQKKSTDDFIDKHIAELIFYMEELRAHVRKYGPVMQRYYVQYLSGFDAVVLNELVQNLSVCPEDESIIMSSFVNTMTSLSVKQVEDGDVFDFRGMRLDWFRLQAYTSVSKASLGLADHKELGKMMNTIIFHTKMVDSLVDMLVETSDLSIFCFYSRAFEKMFQQCLELPSQSRHSVCFPLLCTHFMSCTHELCPEERHHIGDRSLSLCNMFLDEMAKQARNLITDICTEQCTLSDQLLPKHCAKTISQAVNKKSKKATGKKGETEREKPGVESMRKNRLLVTNLDKLHTALSELCFSINYVPNLVVWEHTFTPREYLTSHLEIRFTKSIVGMTMYNQATQEIAKPSELLTSVRAYMTVLQSIENYVTIDITRVFNNVLLQQTQHLDSHGEPTITSLYTNWYLETLLRQVSNGHIAYFPAMKAFVNLPTENELTFNAEEYSDISEMRSLSELLGPYGMKFLSESLMWHISSQVAELKKLVVENMEVLTQMRTSFDKPDHMAALFKKLTSVDSVLKRMTIIGVILSFRSLAQEALRDVLSCHIPFLVSSVEDFKDHIPRETDMKVAMNVYELSSAAGLPCEIDPALVVALSSQKSENISPEEEYKIACLLMVFVAVSLPTLASNVMSQYSPAIEGHCNNIHCLAKAINQIAAALFTIHKGSIEDRLKEFLALASSSLLKIGQETDKMTTRNRESVYLLLDMIVQESPFLTMDLLESCFPYVLLRNAYHAVYKQSISANA; translated from the exons ATGTCTCGGGGAGTCATCCAGCCCAGCCAGCAGAAGCTGGCAGAAAAACTCACCATCCTCAACGACAGAGGAATCGGGATGTTGACCCGTGTTTACAATATAAAGAAG CAAGGACAAGTTTGGAAG GCCTGTGGCGATGCGAAGGCTAAGCCCTCCTACCTTGTTGATAAAAACTTGGAATCTGCGGTTAAATTTATTGTCAGAAAGTTCCCTGCTGTGGAGACACGTAATAACAAC CTGGCTcagctgcagaaggaaaagtCAGAGATTCTGAAGAACCTGGCTCTGTACTATTTTACCTTCGTAGATGTAATGGAATTCAAG GACCATGTGTGTGAGCTGCTAAACACCATCGACGCTTGCCAGGTCTTCTTTGATATT ACTGTAAACTTTGACCTGACCAAAAACTACCTGGACCTGGTGGTAACATACACTACCCTGATGGTCATACTGTCCCGCATAGAGGAGAGAAAAGCCATCATTGGACTGTACAACTACGCCCATGAGATGACACATGGAGCCAG TGATCGGGAGTACCCCAGATTGGGTCAGATGATTGTAGATTATGAAAACCCAatgaagaagatgatggaggagtTTGTTCCCCATGGAAAG TCGCTATCGGATGCGTTGATCAGTCTGCAGATGGTCTATCCCAGGAGAAATCTTTCGGCTGACCAGTGGAGGAATGCCCAGCTGCTTTCTCTTATCTCTGCGCCATCCACCATGCTCAACCCCGCACAGTCAGACACG ATGCCGTGTGAATATCTGTCCCTGGACGCAATGGAGAAGTGGATTGTTT TTGGTTTTATCCTGTGCCACGCGGCACTGAATAGCGACGCAGCAGCATTGTCTCTGTGGAAGCTGGCTCTGCAGAGCTCTACCTGCCTCTGTCTGTTCAGGGATGAAGTGTTTCACATCCACAAAGCAGCAGAGGATCTCTTTGTCAACATCAGAGG CTACAACAAACGCATCAATGACATCAGAGAGTGCAAGGAACATGCTCTTTCTCATGC AGGCACGATGCACAGAGAGAGACGCAAATTCCTCCGGTCAGCTCTGAAGGAGTTGGCCACAGTTTTGGCTGATCAGCCTGGCCTGCTGGGTCCAAAG GccttatttgtttttatggCGCTGTCTTTTGCCCGCGACGAAATCATCTGGTTGCTTCGACATGCCGACAACATCCAGAAGAAAAGCACAGATGACTTTATTGATAA ACACATAGCAGAGTTGATCTTCTACATGGAGGAGCTCAGAGCTCATGTTAGGAAATACGGCCCAGTGATGCAGCGATACTACGTCCAGTATCTCTCTGGTTTTGATGCTGTTGTGCTGAATGAGCTGGTGCAG AACCTGTCAGTTTGCCCGGAGGACGAATCCATAATTATGTCTTCATTTGTCAACACGATGACCTCTCTCAGTGTCAAACAAG TGGAGGATGGAGACGTGTTTGACTTCAGAGGCATGAGGCTGGACTGGTTCAGGCTTCAG GCCTACACAAGTGTTTCAAAAGCCAGTCTTGGCTTGGCTGATCACAAGGAACTGGGCAAAATGATGAACACTATTATTTTCCACACAAAGATGGTGGACTCTCTGGTGGATATGCTGGTGGAGACATCAGACCTTTCTATTTTCTG TTTCTACAGCCGTGCATTTGAGAAGATGTTTCAGCAGTGTTTGGAACTTCCTTCCCAAAGTCGACACTCCGTCTGCTTCCCTCTGCTCTGCACACACTTCATGTCCTGTACACACGAGCTCTGTCCTGAAGAG CGCCATCACATAGGAGATCGAAGTCTGTCATTGTGTAACATGTTTCTGGACGAGATGGCCAAACAGGCCAGAAACCTCATTACTGATATCTGTACAGAACAATGTACCCTCAGTGACCAG TTGCTTCCTAAGCACTGTGCAAAAACCATCAGTCAGGCTGTAAATAAGAAAAGCAAGAAGGCTACGGGGAAGAAAGGAGAGACCGAGAGGGAGAAACCAGGAGTGGAGAGTATGAGGAAGAACAGACTACTGGTTACCAA TCTGGATAAACTGCACACGGCTTTATCTGAACTCTGCTTCTCCATCAACTACGTTCCTAACCTGGTTGTTTGGGAGCACACGTTCACACCAAGAGAGTACCTCACCTCACACCTGGAGATCCGATTCACCAA ATCCATAGTGGGGATGACCATGTACAACCAGGCTACTCAGGAGATAGCCAAACCCAGTGAGCTGCTGACCAGCGTCCGCGCCTACATGACTGTACTTCAGTCCATAGAGAATTATGTCACTATCGACATCACCCGGGTGTTCAACAACGTCCTCTTACAGCAGACGCAGCATTTGGACAGTCATGGGGAGCCCACCATCACCAGTCTGTATACaaactg GTACCTGGAGACGTTGCTTCGCCAAGTCAGCAATGGACACATTGCTTATTTCCCAGCCATGAAAGCCTTTGTCAACCTCCCCACAGAAAATGAGCTGACCTTTAATGCAGAAGAATATTCAGACATCTCTG AGATGCGTTCTTTGTCTGAGCTCTTGGGTCCATACGGGATGAAGTTCCTTAGCGAGAGTCTGATGTGGCACATCTCATCCCAGGTTGCTGAGCTGAAG AAGCTAGTGGTAGAAAACATGGAGGTGCTGACCCAGATGAGGACAAGCTTTGACAAACCAGATCACATGGCAGCCCTGTTCAAGAAACTCACCT CTGTGGACAGCGTGTTGAAGAGAATGACCATCATTGGTGTCATCCTGTCCTTCCGCTCCCTTGCTCAGGAGGCTCTGAGAGAT GTGTTGTCCTGTCACATTCCTTTCTTGGTCAGTTCTGTGGAGGACTTCAAGGATCACATTCCCAGAGAGACAGACATGAAG gTGGCCATGAATGTTTATGAGCTGTCGTCAGCAGCAGGATTACCCTGCGAGATCGACCCAGCTCTTGTCGTGGCTCTTTCTTCACAAAAAAGTG AGAACATCAGTCCAGAGGAGGAATACAAGATCGCCTGTCTGCTGATGGTCTTCGTGGCCGTCTCCTTGCCGACACTGGCCAGCAACGTGATGTCCCAATACAGCCCCGCCATAGAAG gccacTGTAACAACATCCACTGTCTGGCCAAAGCCATCAACCAgattgctgctgctcttttcacCATCCATAAGGGGAGCATAGAGGACCGCCTGAAAGAGTTCCTCGCT ttgGCGTCTTCCAGCCTGCTGAAGATCGGCCAAGAGACGGACAAGATGACAACACGCAACAGAGAATCTGTCTATCTGCTGCTGGACATG ATTGTGCAGGAGTCCCCTTTCCTCACCATGGACCTCCTGGAGTCCTGTTTTCCCTACGTCCTCCTGCGAAACGCCTATCACGCCGTCTACAAACAGAGCATCAGTGCCAACGCCTAG
- the nckap1 gene encoding nck-associated protein 1 isoform X4: MSRGVIQPSQQKLAEKLTILNDRGIGMLTRVYNIKKACGDAKAKPSYLVDKNLESAVKFIVRKFPAVETRNNNLAQLQKEKSEILKNLALYYFTFVDVMEFKDHVCELLNTIDACQVFFDITVNFDLTKNYLDLVVTYTTLMVILSRIEERKAIIGLYNYAHEMTHGASDREYPRLGQMIVDYENPMKKMMEEFVPHGKSLSDALISLQMVYPRRNLSADQWRNAQLLSLISAPSTMLNPAQSDTMPCEYLSLDAMEKWIVFGFILCHAALNSDAAALSLWKLALQSSTCLCLFRDEVFHIHKAAEDLFVNIRGYNKRINDIRECKEHALSHAGTMHRERRKFLRSALKELATVLADQPGLLGPKALFVFMALSFARDEIIWLLRHADNIQKKSTDDFIDKHIAELIFYMEELRAHVRKYGPVMQRYYVQYLSGFDAVVLNELVQNLSVCPEDESIIMSSFVNTMTSLSVKQVEDGDVFDFRGMRLDWFRLQAYTSVSKASLGLADHKELGKMMNTIIFHTKMVDSLVDMLVETSDLSIFCFYSRAFEKMFQQCLELPSQSRHSVCFPLLCTHFMSCTHELCPEERHHIGDRSLSLCNMFLDEMAKQARNLITDICTEQCTLSDQLLPKHCAKTISQAVNKKSKKATGKKGETEREKPGVESMRKNRLLVTNLDKLHTALSELCFSINYVPNLVVWEHTFTPREYLTSHLEIRFTKSIVGMTMYNQATQEIAKPSELLTSVRAYMTVLQSIENYVTIDITRVFNNVLLQQTQHLDSHGEPTITSLYTNWYLETLLRQVSNGHIAYFPAMKAFVNLPTENELTFNAEEYSDISEMRSLSELLGPYGMKFLSESLMWHISSQVAELKKLVVENMEVLTQMRTSFDKPDHMAALFKKLTSVDSVLKRMTIIGVILSFRSLAQEALRDVLSCHIPFLVSSVEDFKDHIPRETDMKVAMNVYELSSAAGLPCEIDPALVVALSSQKSENISPEEEYKIACLLMVFVAVSLPTLASNVMSQYSPAIEGHCNNIHCLAKAINQIAAALFTIHKGSIEDRLKEFLALASSSLLKIGQETDKMTTRNRESVYLLLDMIVQESPFLTMDLLESCFPYVLLRNAYHAVYKQSISANA, encoded by the exons ATGTCTCGGGGAGTCATCCAGCCCAGCCAGCAGAAGCTGGCAGAAAAACTCACCATCCTCAACGACAGAGGAATCGGGATGTTGACCCGTGTTTACAATATAAAGAAG GCCTGTGGCGATGCGAAGGCTAAGCCCTCCTACCTTGTTGATAAAAACTTGGAATCTGCGGTTAAATTTATTGTCAGAAAGTTCCCTGCTGTGGAGACACGTAATAACAAC CTGGCTcagctgcagaaggaaaagtCAGAGATTCTGAAGAACCTGGCTCTGTACTATTTTACCTTCGTAGATGTAATGGAATTCAAG GACCATGTGTGTGAGCTGCTAAACACCATCGACGCTTGCCAGGTCTTCTTTGATATT ACTGTAAACTTTGACCTGACCAAAAACTACCTGGACCTGGTGGTAACATACACTACCCTGATGGTCATACTGTCCCGCATAGAGGAGAGAAAAGCCATCATTGGACTGTACAACTACGCCCATGAGATGACACATGGAGCCAG TGATCGGGAGTACCCCAGATTGGGTCAGATGATTGTAGATTATGAAAACCCAatgaagaagatgatggaggagtTTGTTCCCCATGGAAAG TCGCTATCGGATGCGTTGATCAGTCTGCAGATGGTCTATCCCAGGAGAAATCTTTCGGCTGACCAGTGGAGGAATGCCCAGCTGCTTTCTCTTATCTCTGCGCCATCCACCATGCTCAACCCCGCACAGTCAGACACG ATGCCGTGTGAATATCTGTCCCTGGACGCAATGGAGAAGTGGATTGTTT TTGGTTTTATCCTGTGCCACGCGGCACTGAATAGCGACGCAGCAGCATTGTCTCTGTGGAAGCTGGCTCTGCAGAGCTCTACCTGCCTCTGTCTGTTCAGGGATGAAGTGTTTCACATCCACAAAGCAGCAGAGGATCTCTTTGTCAACATCAGAGG CTACAACAAACGCATCAATGACATCAGAGAGTGCAAGGAACATGCTCTTTCTCATGC AGGCACGATGCACAGAGAGAGACGCAAATTCCTCCGGTCAGCTCTGAAGGAGTTGGCCACAGTTTTGGCTGATCAGCCTGGCCTGCTGGGTCCAAAG GccttatttgtttttatggCGCTGTCTTTTGCCCGCGACGAAATCATCTGGTTGCTTCGACATGCCGACAACATCCAGAAGAAAAGCACAGATGACTTTATTGATAA ACACATAGCAGAGTTGATCTTCTACATGGAGGAGCTCAGAGCTCATGTTAGGAAATACGGCCCAGTGATGCAGCGATACTACGTCCAGTATCTCTCTGGTTTTGATGCTGTTGTGCTGAATGAGCTGGTGCAG AACCTGTCAGTTTGCCCGGAGGACGAATCCATAATTATGTCTTCATTTGTCAACACGATGACCTCTCTCAGTGTCAAACAAG TGGAGGATGGAGACGTGTTTGACTTCAGAGGCATGAGGCTGGACTGGTTCAGGCTTCAG GCCTACACAAGTGTTTCAAAAGCCAGTCTTGGCTTGGCTGATCACAAGGAACTGGGCAAAATGATGAACACTATTATTTTCCACACAAAGATGGTGGACTCTCTGGTGGATATGCTGGTGGAGACATCAGACCTTTCTATTTTCTG TTTCTACAGCCGTGCATTTGAGAAGATGTTTCAGCAGTGTTTGGAACTTCCTTCCCAAAGTCGACACTCCGTCTGCTTCCCTCTGCTCTGCACACACTTCATGTCCTGTACACACGAGCTCTGTCCTGAAGAG CGCCATCACATAGGAGATCGAAGTCTGTCATTGTGTAACATGTTTCTGGACGAGATGGCCAAACAGGCCAGAAACCTCATTACTGATATCTGTACAGAACAATGTACCCTCAGTGACCAG TTGCTTCCTAAGCACTGTGCAAAAACCATCAGTCAGGCTGTAAATAAGAAAAGCAAGAAGGCTACGGGGAAGAAAGGAGAGACCGAGAGGGAGAAACCAGGAGTGGAGAGTATGAGGAAGAACAGACTACTGGTTACCAA TCTGGATAAACTGCACACGGCTTTATCTGAACTCTGCTTCTCCATCAACTACGTTCCTAACCTGGTTGTTTGGGAGCACACGTTCACACCAAGAGAGTACCTCACCTCACACCTGGAGATCCGATTCACCAA ATCCATAGTGGGGATGACCATGTACAACCAGGCTACTCAGGAGATAGCCAAACCCAGTGAGCTGCTGACCAGCGTCCGCGCCTACATGACTGTACTTCAGTCCATAGAGAATTATGTCACTATCGACATCACCCGGGTGTTCAACAACGTCCTCTTACAGCAGACGCAGCATTTGGACAGTCATGGGGAGCCCACCATCACCAGTCTGTATACaaactg GTACCTGGAGACGTTGCTTCGCCAAGTCAGCAATGGACACATTGCTTATTTCCCAGCCATGAAAGCCTTTGTCAACCTCCCCACAGAAAATGAGCTGACCTTTAATGCAGAAGAATATTCAGACATCTCTG AGATGCGTTCTTTGTCTGAGCTCTTGGGTCCATACGGGATGAAGTTCCTTAGCGAGAGTCTGATGTGGCACATCTCATCCCAGGTTGCTGAGCTGAAG AAGCTAGTGGTAGAAAACATGGAGGTGCTGACCCAGATGAGGACAAGCTTTGACAAACCAGATCACATGGCAGCCCTGTTCAAGAAACTCACCT CTGTGGACAGCGTGTTGAAGAGAATGACCATCATTGGTGTCATCCTGTCCTTCCGCTCCCTTGCTCAGGAGGCTCTGAGAGAT GTGTTGTCCTGTCACATTCCTTTCTTGGTCAGTTCTGTGGAGGACTTCAAGGATCACATTCCCAGAGAGACAGACATGAAG gTGGCCATGAATGTTTATGAGCTGTCGTCAGCAGCAGGATTACCCTGCGAGATCGACCCAGCTCTTGTCGTGGCTCTTTCTTCACAAAAAAGTG AGAACATCAGTCCAGAGGAGGAATACAAGATCGCCTGTCTGCTGATGGTCTTCGTGGCCGTCTCCTTGCCGACACTGGCCAGCAACGTGATGTCCCAATACAGCCCCGCCATAGAAG gccacTGTAACAACATCCACTGTCTGGCCAAAGCCATCAACCAgattgctgctgctcttttcacCATCCATAAGGGGAGCATAGAGGACCGCCTGAAAGAGTTCCTCGCT ttgGCGTCTTCCAGCCTGCTGAAGATCGGCCAAGAGACGGACAAGATGACAACACGCAACAGAGAATCTGTCTATCTGCTGCTGGACATG ATTGTGCAGGAGTCCCCTTTCCTCACCATGGACCTCCTGGAGTCCTGTTTTCCCTACGTCCTCCTGCGAAACGCCTATCACGCCGTCTACAAACAGAGCATCAGTGCCAACGCCTAG